Proteins encoded together in one Defluviitalea raffinosedens window:
- a CDS encoding DNA internalization-related competence protein ComEC/Rec2: MRRPLIWMFLFYLLGILGGQYCLTTSSTVLFLFISLSIIVYLYYKFQWNGILLFPLFLMLGCIRMEQSLYSSDPLLESLIQNNLSDNKVQVVGMVKRIDSYKDDQIICIMKTKKMIYMNKVFTKPIKIKAYLKYGEKIDYGDLIQVEGEIITFEPLRNPGGWNEAFYMKTRGIDYKLFGDLKSIQPYKRNFLSILLNLRDRWIKIYDSLLPSKQSAILKTMILGSKSDLDQDQKSMFQQAGISHILAISGLHISIIAALLWWIFKNLKIPNHVNIFSILLILWIYCILTGLSISTVRAVLMITVVLLGKILRRTYDICTSIALAAFIILIKQPLFLWDAGFQLSFMAVLGLIFLSPVFNKIFWLPKSIRVTVSSSMGAGLATLPIVSYHFYYVSIVGFILNLIIVPLAAFVVWLGFLAGVLGFFWNNGAKFVIGSVYYILCFYEWISKLFLHLPFGNLITGAPSICEIAGYYIILAIFVLYVSYKRVYNFDHKILYCIPIIGILLWITVLVTPRSFELTVLDVGQGDAIAIHTKNNKNLLIDGGEKDASKVLIPYFHYKGVSSLDAVFLTHPDKDHLFGLLGLLEKMDIKKIFVSAKDLGHDETYHQFIMKAKALGIPCYLLKQGDTIVFDDTIVQCLHPKSNEAEVYDESWNKASMVLRVINKKVSYLLTGDIEEEQENSIVNFYKPIQTDFLKAPHHGSKTSSTENFLNWCSPKHVFISCGKGNRYGHPHAEVLERYNRHEISVTTTAKSGAIIVNSNGRDYKINTMIKENRGNAYDAVKRTAQKKYFSASLLILWGGAILKKTLLRGNTEKTHSFRTSDDEFDSF, translated from the coding sequence ATGAGACGTCCGCTCATTTGGATGTTTTTGTTCTATTTGCTAGGGATTTTAGGGGGACAGTATTGCTTGACAACAAGTAGTACTGTTCTCTTTTTATTTATTTCTTTAAGTATTATTGTATACTTGTATTATAAATTTCAGTGGAATGGAATACTTCTTTTTCCATTATTTTTGATGCTTGGATGTATCCGCATGGAACAGAGCCTTTATTCTTCTGATCCATTGTTGGAATCTTTGATTCAAAATAATCTATCTGATAACAAAGTTCAGGTTGTTGGAATGGTTAAGCGTATCGATTCTTATAAGGATGATCAAATCATTTGTATCATGAAAACGAAAAAAATGATTTATATGAATAAAGTATTTACTAAACCAATTAAAATAAAAGCGTATCTCAAATATGGTGAAAAAATCGATTATGGGGATTTGATTCAAGTAGAGGGTGAAATCATAACCTTTGAGCCTCTTAGAAATCCAGGAGGCTGGAATGAAGCTTTTTATATGAAGACTAGGGGAATAGATTATAAGTTATTTGGAGATCTAAAAAGTATCCAACCATATAAAAGAAATTTCCTTTCCATTTTATTAAATTTAAGAGACCGATGGATAAAAATATATGATAGCTTGCTTCCTTCAAAGCAGTCTGCCATACTAAAAACCATGATTCTTGGGAGCAAAAGCGACTTGGATCAAGATCAAAAATCCATGTTTCAGCAGGCAGGTATTTCCCATATTTTAGCTATTTCTGGATTGCATATCTCTATTATTGCAGCATTACTATGGTGGATCTTTAAAAATCTAAAAATTCCCAATCATGTTAACATATTTTCTATATTGCTCATATTATGGATCTATTGCATTCTTACAGGTTTAAGTATATCTACGGTTAGAGCAGTGTTAATGATTACAGTGGTACTTTTAGGGAAAATTCTAAGAAGAACTTATGATATTTGTACCTCAATTGCGTTGGCAGCTTTTATTATACTTATTAAGCAGCCCCTTTTTCTTTGGGATGCTGGCTTTCAATTATCTTTTATGGCTGTTTTAGGATTGATTTTTTTAAGTCCTGTTTTTAACAAGATATTTTGGTTGCCGAAATCCATTCGTGTTACCGTATCTTCTTCCATGGGGGCAGGGCTTGCAACTTTGCCTATAGTATCGTATCATTTTTATTATGTTTCGATTGTTGGTTTTATATTAAATTTGATTATTGTTCCATTGGCCGCTTTTGTCGTTTGGCTTGGATTTTTAGCTGGAGTTTTGGGCTTTTTTTGGAACAATGGCGCAAAATTTGTAATTGGTAGTGTTTACTATATTTTGTGTTTCTATGAGTGGATATCAAAACTTTTTCTTCACTTGCCGTTTGGGAATTTGATTACAGGAGCTCCCTCCATTTGTGAAATAGCAGGATATTATATTATTCTTGCAATTTTTGTTTTATATGTATCCTATAAAAGAGTATATAATTTTGATCATAAAATATTGTATTGTATTCCTATAATAGGTATATTATTATGGATTACTGTTTTAGTTACGCCAAGATCATTTGAATTGACAGTCCTGGATGTGGGACAAGGAGATGCCATAGCTATACACACAAAAAATAATAAAAATTTATTAATTGACGGAGGAGAAAAAGATGCAAGTAAGGTGTTGATTCCTTATTTTCATTATAAAGGTGTTTCTTCATTAGATGCAGTTTTCTTAACTCATCCCGATAAAGATCATCTTTTTGGTTTATTAGGATTACTTGAGAAAATGGATATAAAGAAAATATTTGTTTCTGCAAAAGACCTTGGTCATGATGAAACATATCATCAATTTATTATGAAAGCGAAGGCTTTAGGAATTCCTTGCTATCTGTTAAAACAAGGAGATACAATCGTATTTGATGATACCATTGTACAATGTCTGCATCCAAAATCCAATGAAGCAGAAGTTTATGATGAAAGTTGGAACAAGGCGTCCATGGTTCTCAGAGTGATCAATAAAAAAGTTTCTTATTTATTAACAGGAGATATAGAAGAAGAACAGGAAAATAGTATAGTTAATTTTTACAAACCAATCCAAACAGATTTTTTAAAAGCACCTCATCATGGTTCAAAGACTTCTTCTACTGAAAATTTTTTGAATTGGTGCAGTCCTAAGCATGTTTTCATAAGCTGTGGAAAAGGCAATAGATACGGTCATCCACATGCCGAAGTCCTAGAAAGATACAATCGCCACGAAATTTCTGTAACGACTACAGCAAAAAGCGGAGCAATTATTGTAAATTCAAATGGCAGAGACTATAAAATAAATACTATGATTAAAGAAAATAGGGGAAATGCATATGATGCAGTTAAAAGAACAGCTCAAAAAAAATATTTTTCAGCCAGCCTACTTATTTTATGGGGAGGAGCAATTCTTAAAAAAACATTACTTAGAGGAAATACAGAAAAAACTCATTCCTTCCGAACTTCAGATGATGAATTTGACAGTTTTTGA
- a CDS encoding GerMN domain-containing protein, with translation MKFKNKIILGFTVIFSFFIVLISLVSCRIANNKTKTSEGTELTLFFINSNKSQLVEEKRVVQLESKEDLIKYSIEELKKIPKTVGLQPPIPQDIQIKSMVLEKDLLKIDISSHYNDLSAQDQVLLRAALVKTLTEFDFINQVEISIDGEPLVGTDGKPIGPMSQEDIVLEPSNVLTTSNLQTVKLYFSDKNGEKLVMEERTIEVNPNVPVEKYIVEELIKGPQSSDLLPTIPVETTIKDIETKDGICYVDLSNEFKTKHAGGSTGETFTIYSIVNSLTELSNVKKVQFLIEGEKQQEFKGHYDFSGPFERDESLISE, from the coding sequence ATGAAATTTAAAAATAAGATCATATTAGGATTTACTGTTATTTTTTCTTTTTTTATAGTGCTGATTTCCTTGGTAAGCTGCAGAATAGCAAATAATAAAACAAAGACCTCTGAAGGAACAGAGTTGACCTTATTTTTTATTAACAGCAATAAGTCTCAACTGGTAGAAGAAAAACGAGTTGTACAATTGGAGAGTAAAGAAGATTTAATTAAGTATTCCATAGAAGAGTTAAAAAAGATACCTAAAACAGTAGGTCTTCAACCTCCTATTCCCCAAGACATACAGATTAAAAGTATGGTATTGGAGAAAGACTTGCTTAAAATTGATATTTCTTCTCATTATAATGATTTATCTGCTCAAGATCAGGTTTTACTTCGAGCAGCTCTGGTTAAAACTTTGACTGAATTTGATTTTATTAACCAGGTAGAAATTTCTATTGATGGAGAACCGCTGGTTGGAACTGATGGAAAACCGATTGGGCCAATGTCTCAGGAGGATATTGTTTTGGAGCCATCCAATGTTTTAACTACATCCAATTTACAGACGGTTAAATTATATTTTTCTGATAAAAATGGGGAAAAATTAGTTATGGAAGAAAGAACCATAGAAGTTAATCCCAATGTTCCAGTAGAAAAATATATTGTGGAGGAATTGATTAAAGGTCCCCAAAGCTCTGACTTATTGCCAACAATTCCTGTAGAAACAACTATAAAAGATATAGAAACCAAAGATGGTATTTGTTATGTGGATTTAAGCAATGAATTTAAAACCAAACATGCAGGAGGATCTACGGGGGAAACCTTTACGATTTATTCTATTGTAAATTCCCTTACAGAGCTTTCGAATGTCAAAAAAGTACAGTTTTTAATCGAAGGAGAAAAGCAACAAGAGTTTAAAGGACATTATGATTTTAGTGGTCCTTTTGAGAGAGATGAAAGTTTAATCAGCGAATAA
- a CDS encoding sensor histidine kinase, producing MLISFLPLMLFSMTLYKRLENHYIEERKAELLRQANVTAGHIVIGKYLLDDTKKELFAYEMEQTSKEIEARVIVVDAQGFEAYDSNRTEQTLENKKTHVYKEILQALQGNDKAEKQSNNIINAAASIVDENKIIGAVMISAPIDDMVSKTLNTIRKQLYLLTILVSMITGILAFFASGIITNPLKRMLKVIQKITEGHLDQRIEIKGRDELAELGNAFNHMTQQLLKMDQSRQEFVSNVSHELKTPLSSIKVLSESLLFQEDVPVEMYKEFFKDINSEVDRLTAIINDLLFLVKLDQKEVPLTIKNTNLNTLIEEILKRLHPLANKKNIELIYESFRDVYAEVDEMKLTLAISNLVENGIKYTPEDGIVRVTVDADHQNAFIKVIDTGIGIPEEEQDKIFQRFYRVDKTRDRETGGTGLGLSITYRTVLLHQGSIKVNSKEGEGSEFIVRIPLKQSS from the coding sequence ATGTTGATTAGTTTTTTGCCTTTGATGCTTTTTTCCATGACCTTATATAAAAGATTGGAAAACCATTATATTGAAGAGCGAAAAGCTGAATTATTAAGGCAAGCCAATGTAACAGCAGGTCATATCGTTATCGGTAAATATTTACTGGATGATACTAAAAAAGAATTGTTTGCCTATGAAATGGAACAGACCAGCAAAGAAATTGAAGCCAGGGTAATAGTAGTAGATGCACAGGGGTTTGAAGCCTATGACTCTAATCGAACAGAGCAAACTCTTGAAAACAAAAAGACCCATGTATACAAAGAGATTCTTCAGGCACTTCAAGGCAATGACAAAGCAGAAAAACAGAGTAATAACATTATCAATGCAGCAGCTTCTATTGTGGATGAAAATAAAATAATAGGAGCCGTAATGATTTCTGCGCCCATTGATGATATGGTGAGCAAAACATTAAATACCATAAGGAAGCAATTATATCTTTTAACGATTTTAGTGAGTATGATTACAGGTATTTTAGCCTTTTTTGCTTCAGGTATTATAACAAATCCTTTAAAAAGAATGCTCAAAGTTATTCAAAAAATAACTGAGGGACATTTAGATCAGAGGATTGAAATTAAGGGAAGAGATGAATTAGCCGAATTAGGAAATGCCTTTAATCATATGACACAGCAATTATTAAAAATGGATCAATCCAGACAAGAATTTGTTTCAAACGTTTCTCATGAATTAAAAACGCCTTTAAGCTCTATTAAAGTTTTAAGTGAATCTTTATTATTTCAAGAAGATGTACCAGTAGAAATGTATAAAGAATTTTTTAAGGATATTAATTCTGAAGTAGACAGGTTAACTGCTATTATAAATGATCTTTTATTTTTAGTAAAACTGGATCAAAAAGAAGTGCCTCTTACAATAAAGAATACCAATCTGAATACACTTATTGAAGAAATTTTAAAGCGTCTTCATCCTCTTGCCAATAAGAAAAATATTGAATTAATATATGAAAGCTTTAGAGATGTATACGCAGAAGTTGATGAAATGAAGCTTACTTTAGCGATATCTAATTTAGTTGAAAATGGAATCAAGTATACTCCTGAAGATGGAATAGTAAGAGTGACAGTGGATGCTGATCATCAAAATGCATTTATTAAAGTTATAGATACGGGAATAGGCATTCCTGAAGAGGAACAAGATAAAATTTTTCAACGTTTTTATCGAGTAGATAAAACCAGAGATCGTGAAACGGGGGGAACTGGACTAGGGTTGTCCATTACTTACAGAACCGTTTTGCTGCACCAAGGAAGTATCAAAGTTAACAGTAAGGAAGGAGAAGGTTCTGAATTTATTGTAAGAATACCTCTAAAGCAAAGTTCATAG
- a CDS encoding response regulator transcription factor yields the protein MGNKVLVVDDEKLIVKGIKFSLEQDNLVVDAAYDGEEALEMAKSNQYDLIILDVMLPKIDGLSVCQQIREFSDVPIIMLTAKGEDMDKIMGLEYGADDYLTKPFNILELKARIKAILRRVTHVENVSDKKKIKTNGLEMEISSRRVFVRGKEVNLTAKEFDMLELFASNPGKVYSRESLLNTIWGYDYPGDVRTVDVHVRRLREKIEENPSQPEFIHTKWGVGYYFKD from the coding sequence ATGGGAAACAAGGTTCTTGTTGTTGATGATGAAAAATTGATCGTAAAAGGGATTAAATTCAGCTTGGAGCAAGATAATTTAGTAGTGGATGCCGCTTACGACGGAGAAGAAGCGTTGGAAATGGCAAAAAGCAATCAGTACGATTTGATTATTTTAGATGTAATGCTTCCCAAAATTGATGGTTTAAGTGTATGTCAACAAATCCGAGAGTTTTCTGATGTGCCTATTATCATGCTCACCGCCAAAGGAGAAGATATGGACAAAATTATGGGGTTGGAATATGGCGCGGATGATTACTTGACGAAACCATTTAATATATTGGAACTGAAAGCGAGAATAAAAGCGATTTTAAGAAGGGTGACTCATGTAGAAAATGTAAGTGACAAGAAAAAGATAAAAACCAATGGTTTAGAGATGGAAATTAGCAGCAGAAGAGTATTTGTCAGAGGAAAAGAAGTAAATTTAACAGCTAAAGAATTTGATATGTTGGAATTATTTGCATCTAATCCTGGAAAAGTTTACAGCAGAGAAAGTCTATTGAATACCATATGGGGATATGATTACCCAGGGGATGTTAGAACCGTTGATGTTCATGTGCGAAGGCTTCGAGAAAAGATAGAGGAAAATCCCAGTCAGCCGGAATTTATTCACACAAAATGGGGAGTTGGTTATTATTTTAAAGATTAG
- a CDS encoding helix-hairpin-helix domain-containing protein: protein MNKKYILYACIIVVFTICGTLYIDKKFEGIEEKEVMISELQMLESNMELESDHTHKAILEPIEEQVEKESKPLLCTVYICGAVHNPNVYTLNEGSRIIDVLNMAGGALEDADLDQLNLAEKIHDSQKIYVPKKGEQIDKSPLKVENREGKAFTEEFTDGLININTASAEQLMTLPGIGAAIAQNIIEYRESNGPFSSIEEIQNVSRIGQKTFLKIKDKITVR from the coding sequence GTGAATAAGAAATATATACTTTATGCATGCATTATAGTAGTATTTACAATATGTGGAACATTATACATTGATAAAAAGTTCGAAGGAATCGAAGAAAAAGAGGTTATGATAAGTGAATTGCAGATGCTAGAATCTAATATGGAATTAGAATCGGATCATACTCATAAAGCGATCCTTGAACCTATCGAAGAACAAGTGGAAAAAGAAAGTAAACCTTTGTTATGTACTGTCTATATTTGTGGAGCAGTGCATAATCCTAATGTTTATACATTAAATGAAGGAAGCCGTATAATTGATGTTTTGAATATGGCAGGAGGAGCTTTGGAAGATGCAGATTTAGACCAATTAAATTTAGCAGAAAAAATACATGATTCGCAAAAAATTTATGTACCAAAAAAGGGAGAACAAATTGACAAATCTCCTTTAAAAGTGGAAAATAGAGAAGGGAAGGCATTTACAGAAGAGTTCACAGATGGTCTCATAAACATTAATACAGCTTCAGCAGAGCAGCTTATGACTTTGCCGGGAATAGGTGCTGCTATTGCCCAAAATATTATAGAATATCGAGAAAGCAATGGTCCTTTCTCGTCTATCGAAGAGATTCAGAATGTGTCAAGAATTGGGCAAAAAACTTTCTTGAAAATTAAAGACAAAATTACTGTACGATAG
- a CDS encoding D-alanyl-D-alanine carboxypeptidase family protein — translation MYSTRFLGRKISVLLILILVVSSVNFIPSKIFAQNEPIIQSDSAILIDAKTGAVLYEKNIHKRQFPASITKIMTALLAVENGNLDDIITFSYEAVHSIEYGSSHIGMREGEQITLRDALHGMLLMSANEVSNAIAEYIDGSIEKFAEHMTDRAKEIGAYHTNFVNPHGLHNENHYTTAYDMALIAREALKYDTFREIIGTATYIIPPTNLVDEPRYLSHQHRLFNQKAYANSYYEGCIGGKTGFTNEASHTLVTYAERNGIELIVVTLKSEKQAMYDDTRNLLDYGFDHFEMVTILNKKSPVVSVPVVSIINDKKEYQGSIEVYAEEDFTCLIPKGIQKDNIIKRVSIPSELQTPIHKNQLAGTLDLIFQNKIIGQVNLITGDSIEMLQPVSSSNVDKTTYNFENQNKYLRIVIMIVSTIVILLVLFGILIIMINSSKRKKRRRYMSRSKLKFTKDIQKR, via the coding sequence ATGTATTCTACCCGTTTTCTGGGCAGAAAAATATCTGTATTATTGATTTTGATTTTAGTGGTATCTTCTGTTAATTTTATACCATCTAAAATCTTTGCCCAAAATGAGCCAATTATTCAATCAGATTCTGCAATTTTAATAGATGCTAAAACTGGAGCTGTTTTGTATGAAAAAAATATTCATAAAAGGCAATTTCCCGCCAGCATAACAAAGATCATGACTGCATTATTGGCAGTTGAAAATGGGAATTTAGATGATATTATTACCTTTTCTTATGAAGCAGTACATAGTATTGAATATGGAAGCAGTCATATAGGAATGAGGGAAGGAGAACAAATTACTTTAAGAGATGCTTTGCATGGAATGCTTCTAATGTCTGCAAACGAAGTCTCTAATGCGATTGCGGAATATATAGATGGTTCTATAGAGAAATTCGCAGAACATATGACTGATAGAGCAAAAGAAATAGGAGCTTATCATACGAATTTTGTAAACCCCCACGGTCTGCATAATGAAAACCATTATACCACCGCATACGATATGGCTCTTATTGCAAGAGAAGCTCTTAAATATGATACTTTTCGCGAAATCATCGGAACTGCTACATATATAATACCCCCTACCAATTTAGTAGACGAACCAAGATATTTATCTCATCAACATCGACTTTTCAATCAAAAAGCATATGCTAATTCATATTATGAAGGATGTATAGGGGGTAAAACAGGATTTACAAATGAAGCCAGTCATACTTTAGTGACTTATGCTGAGAGAAATGGTATCGAACTCATTGTTGTTACCTTAAAATCTGAAAAACAGGCTATGTATGATGATACCAGAAATTTATTGGATTATGGTTTCGATCATTTTGAAATGGTCACCATATTAAACAAAAAATCACCTGTTGTAAGTGTTCCGGTGGTGTCTATTATAAATGATAAGAAAGAATATCAAGGCAGTATTGAAGTATATGCGGAAGAAGATTTTACTTGCCTTATTCCAAAAGGTATTCAAAAAGATAATATAATTAAAAGGGTATCCATTCCTAGCGAATTACAAACCCCTATACATAAAAATCAATTGGCAGGTACACTGGATTTGATCTTTCAAAATAAAATTATCGGACAAGTTAATTTGATTACTGGAGATAGTATAGAAATGCTTCAGCCTGTTTCTTCAAGCAATGTTGACAAAACGACATATAATTTTGAGAACCAGAATAAATATCTGCGCATAGTAATTATGATCGTTTCTACAATAGTAATTCTTTTAGTTTTATTTGGTATTTTGATTATCATGATTAATTCATCTAAAAGAAAAAAGCGAAGACGCTATATGTCAAGAAGCAAACTTAAATTCACAAAAGATATCCAAAAAAGATAA
- the rsfS gene encoding ribosome silencing factor → MEQSREIIKIAYHVLEDKKGEDIKVLDIHEVSVIADYFIIASGKNVNQVQAMAEAVEEELIKNNFKLVHKEGYHSSGWILLDFGSVVIHVFDKEVRDFYCLERLWRDAPAISVDTL, encoded by the coding sequence TTGGAGCAATCAAGAGAAATTATCAAAATAGCATATCATGTTTTGGAAGATAAAAAAGGAGAAGACATAAAAGTATTGGATATACATGAAGTATCTGTTATTGCAGATTATTTTATTATTGCGTCTGGAAAAAATGTTAACCAGGTGCAAGCTATGGCAGAAGCAGTAGAAGAGGAATTAATAAAAAATAATTTCAAACTGGTTCATAAAGAAGGGTATCATTCATCAGGATGGATTTTATTAGATTTCGGCTCTGTAGTGATCCATGTGTTTGACAAAGAAGTGAGAGATTTTTATTGTCTGGAAAGATTGTGGAGGGATGCTCCAGCAATTTCAGTAGATACATTATAA
- the yqeK gene encoding bis(5'-nucleosyl)-tetraphosphatase (symmetrical) YqeK codes for MLEFKDMQEKLQSALSPKRFIHTLGVVETALQLGHIYNIDEEKVKVSALLHDCAKDIPNTLKLRLCKEYHIPLDEILLQDIELSHSFLGAEIAKRDYRVKDEEILNAIRYHTTGRAHMSVLEKIIYLADYIEPNRTSFKGLEEVRQYVTHDLDRAMETALKNTIEYLAKNDRVIHPLTIEALEFIHSKKED; via the coding sequence ATGTTAGAATTTAAAGATATGCAAGAAAAGCTTCAATCTGCTCTTTCTCCCAAAAGATTTATTCACACTTTGGGGGTAGTTGAAACTGCACTTCAATTAGGACATATATATAATATAGACGAAGAAAAAGTAAAAGTTTCGGCGCTTTTACATGATTGTGCAAAGGATATCCCTAATACTTTAAAACTTCGTTTGTGTAAAGAATATCATATACCTCTGGATGAGATTCTGCTTCAGGATATTGAATTATCACACAGTTTTTTAGGAGCAGAAATAGCGAAGAGAGATTACAGGGTAAAAGATGAGGAGATTCTTAATGCTATCAGGTACCATACAACAGGCAGAGCTCATATGTCTGTACTGGAAAAAATTATATATTTGGCAGATTATATAGAGCCTAACCGTACATCATTTAAAGGCTTGGAAGAAGTAAGACAGTATGTTACTCACGATTTGGATCGGGCAATGGAAACAGCGTTAAAAAATACTATTGAGTATCTTGCAAAAAATGATAGAGTAATACATCCATTAACGATAGAAGCCCTCGAATTTATTCATTCTAAAAAGGAGGATTAA
- the nadD gene encoding nicotinate-nucleotide adenylyltransferase, translating to MRNVIDQVPKSLAIMGGTFDPIHYGHLVTAEAVRYEFNIDQVLFMPTGHPPHKSQENITHSEHRYLMTVLATATNSHFNVSRLEIDRKGITYTIDTIKDLIRIYGENVELYFITGADALSHIFTWKDAEELLKMCTFVAVTRPEYHKEELIEKVEIIRNYYQSKIHFLEVPALSISSTNIRERVKKGMPIKYLLPESVENYIYKFKLYL from the coding sequence ATGAGAAATGTAATTGATCAGGTTCCCAAATCTTTAGCAATTATGGGAGGAACTTTTGATCCAATCCATTACGGGCATTTAGTTACTGCTGAAGCAGTACGATATGAATTTAATATTGATCAGGTATTGTTTATGCCTACAGGTCATCCGCCTCACAAGTCACAAGAAAATATCACTCATAGTGAACATAGATATTTGATGACTGTGTTGGCTACAGCCACAAATTCTCATTTTAATGTTTCCAGACTGGAAATAGACCGTAAAGGTATAACCTATACGATTGATACGATTAAAGATTTAATTAGAATTTATGGAGAAAATGTAGAACTTTATTTTATTACTGGAGCAGATGCTCTGAGTCATATTTTTACTTGGAAAGATGCAGAAGAACTGCTTAAAATGTGTACTTTTGTTGCTGTAACCAGACCAGAGTATCATAAAGAAGAATTAATTGAAAAAGTAGAGATTATTAGAAATTATTATCAATCAAAAATTCATTTTTTGGAAGTTCCTGCTCTTTCAATTTCTTCAACCAATATTAGAGAAAGAGTAAAAAAAGGAATGCCGATAAAATACTTATTGCCTGAATCTGTTGAAAACTATATCTATAAATTTAAATTGTATTTATAA
- the yhbY gene encoding ribosome assembly RNA-binding protein YhbY: MLTSKQRAYLRSLANTIDPIFQVGKGGVTPELTQAIDDALEKRELIKINVLNNCMMSPREVCDILHERTHSEPVQVIGKKIVLYRPSKEKPSIELPK, encoded by the coding sequence ATGCTTACGAGTAAACAAAGAGCTTATCTTAGGAGTTTAGCCAATACCATAGATCCTATTTTTCAAGTGGGAAAAGGAGGAGTAACTCCTGAATTGACTCAGGCTATTGATGATGCTTTAGAAAAAAGAGAACTAATAAAAATTAATGTTTTAAATAATTGTATGATGTCGCCAAGGGAAGTTTGTGATATACTTCATGAGAGAACTCATTCTGAACCGGTTCAAGTCATTGGAAAGAAAATTGTTTTATATAGACCTTCTAAAGAAAAACCGTCCATAGAATTACCGAAATAA